A portion of the Punica granatum isolate Tunisia-2019 chromosome 7, ASM765513v2, whole genome shotgun sequence genome contains these proteins:
- the LOC116215372 gene encoding WRKY transcription factor 23-like has protein sequence MEMENLVKSSAAQSQHGFMELLGMQDLTPFSYYHDNYLLDDMLLLHNKATPKPPAGVEYSSLEAANQPATPNTSSISSASTDEVQVKAAEEDEEDEDGTKQHGAEEPEEEEEEEEEEQEEKKTKKKALERNKKAKEKKQREPRFAFMTKSEVDHLEDGYRWRKYGQKAVKNSPFPRSYYRCTSASCNVKKRVERSHADPSIVVTTYEGQHIHPSPLLVPRHSALMRPAPEYSAFSGRVGNLFSVDPNMIQRRSHHQCGPYYCPPRVTINDLSPVMRSGQSLQGSTTAAIIEKRGFCPPGSSAPASLLILDDGLLQDVVPSHVLKEEQ, from the exons ATGGAGATGGAGAATCTTGTGAAGTCATCAGCAGCACAGTCACAGCATGGGTTCATGGAGCTGCTAGGCATGCAGGACTTGACCCCTTTCAGTTACTATCATGACAACTACCTGCTCGATGACATGCTTCTTCTTCATAACAAAGCCACCCCGAAGCCCCCGGCCGGCGTGGAGTACTCCTCCTTGGAGGCGGCGAATCAGCCCGCCACCCCTAACACCTCCTCGATCTCCTCCGCCTCGACTGACGAGGTGCAGGTCAAGGCTGCCgaagaggatgaggaggaTGAAGATGGCACGAAACAGCACGGAGCCGAAGaaccagaagaagaagaagaagaagaagaagaagagcaagaGGAGAAAAAGACTAAAAAGAA AGCCTTGGAAAGgaataaaaaagcaaaagagaagAAGCAGAGGGAGCCGAGATTTGCCTTCATGACTAAGAGCGAGGTCGATCACCTTGAAGACGGCTATCGCTGGCGAAAGTACGGCCAAAAGGCTGTCAAAAACAGCCCCTTCCCCAG GAGCTACTACCGTTGCACCAGCGCCTCCTGCAATGTGAAGAAGAGAGTGGAGCGATCCCACGCCGACCCGTCTATCGTCGTGACAACGTACGAGGGCCAGCACATCCACCCGAGCCCTCTCCTCGTCCCCCGCCACTCTGCCCTGATGAGGCCAGCACCTGAATACTCCGCCTTCTCCGGCAGGGTCGGGAACCTATTCTCAGTGGACCCGAACATGATCCAAAGGAGGAGCCATCACCAGTGTGGTCCGTACTACTGTCCACCCAGAGTCACTATCAATGACTTGTCGCCTGTGATGAGGTCCGGTCAAAGCTTGCAGGGGTCAACAACTGCGGCTATTATTGAGAAAAGAGGGTTCTGCCCTCCCGGGTCATCGGCGCCGGCGAGTCTCCTGATTTTGGATGACGGCCTCCTCCAAGACGTCGTCCCGTCCCATGTCCTAAAGGAAGAGCAGTGA